A genomic window from Lycium barbarum isolate Lr01 chromosome 4, ASM1917538v2, whole genome shotgun sequence includes:
- the LOC132634977 gene encoding NADH dehydrogenase [ubiquinone] 1 alpha subcomplex subunit 8-A-like produces the protein MATSSAVDGIGNPIPTSAVLMSASKHIDIRCRSENVAYLKCKKDDPNPEKCLQKGQQVTRCVLSLLKDLHQRCNKEMDAYAGCMYYNTNEFEMCRNEQKEFEKACPY, from the exons ATGGCTACAAGTAGCGCAGTGGATGGGATAGGAAATCCGATCCCAACGTCGGCGGTGCTGATGTCAGCATCCAAGCACATAGATATTAGATGCCGAAGCGAGAATGTAGCTTATCTCAAGTGCAAAAAAGACGATCCTAACCCTGAAAAATGCCTCCAAAAAGGTCAACAAGTCACTCGCTGTGTCCTTAGCCT GTTGAAGGATCTCCATCAGAGGTGTAACAAGGAGATGGATGCTTATGCTGGATGCATGTACTACAACACAAATGAGTTTGAGATGTGTCGTAATGAGCAGAAGGAATTTGAGAAAGCCTGTCCTTATTGA